In Salvelinus sp. IW2-2015 linkage group LG23, ASM291031v2, whole genome shotgun sequence, a genomic segment contains:
- the si:ch211-209a2.2 gene encoding L-asparaginase — protein sequence MGIYHSKGKIPEEVYRFWSAVASSIRLGWLGTDDMAKEMKVCQLAIFPMLLNASALQGDIVGLEGHLQQGADVSVSDGHGRTPLHLAAGEGDVETVRFLLKKGADVNVRDFARETALRDGIRCKSIEVVSQLMSEGAHLETSSLELGVEMCCLAFLGDFKQMEVWKQAGVSFNFADADGRTPLHVAVCTNQPDMVRFCIRNGASLEQRDLFNNQPVDDARRLGLQTLVEMLSNEAQKEASDLMAEKTKINVEEQMARGLVELSLVP from the exons ATGGGTATTTATCATTCAAAAGGAAAGATCCCTGAAGAAGTTTACAGATTTTGGTCAGCTGTGGCATCATCCATCCGTCTGGGATGGTTGGGGACTGATGATATGGCAAAG GAGATGAAGGTGTGCCAGCTTGCTATTTTCCCCATGCTGTTGAATGCCTCTGCTTTGCAAGGAGACATTGTTGGTCTTGAGGGACACTTACAACAG GGAGCTGATGTGTCTGTGTCAGACGGACATGGGAGGACACCTCTCCACCTGGCTGCTGGTGAGGGGGATGTCGAGACTGTCAGATTCCTGCTGAAGAAGGGAGCAGATGTCAACGTTAGGGATTTTGCGAGAGAAACTGCTCTCCGAGATGGCATTCGCTGCAA GAGCATAGAGGTTGTTTCCCAACTGATGAGTGAGGGTGCTCACCTGGAGACATCCTCTCTGGAACTGGGGGTTGAGATGTGTTG CCTTGCGTTCTTGGGAGACTTCAAGCAGATGGAGGTGTGGAAGCAGGCAGGGGTTAGCTTCAACTTTGCTGATGCCGATGGCAGAACTCCTCTGCATGTG GCTGTCTGCACTAACCAGCCAGACATGGTCAGGTTCTGCATCAGGAACGGCGCCAGTCTTGAG CAGCGCGACCTCTTCAACAACCAGCCGGTGGATGATGCTCGGCGTCTGGGTCTGCAAACCCTGGTGGAGATGCTGAGCAATGaggcccagaaggaagcctcCGACCTCATGGCCGAGAAAaccaagatcaatgtggaggagCAGATGGCCAGAGGCCTGGTAGAACTCTCCCTCGTCCCATAA